One Pseudomonadota bacterium DNA window includes the following coding sequences:
- a CDS encoding YaiI/YqxD family protein produces the protein MHIWVDADACPGVVKDILFRAAARTGVPVTLVANQPLSVPRAANVSMLQVPKGFDAADHEIVRRVSPGDLVITADIPLAAETIDKQAQALSPRGELYTRENVRAALNMRDFMDTMRSSAVEMGGGPSAFGQREKQAFANALDRFLAQQS, from the coding sequence ATGCATATCTGGGTTGATGCTGACGCCTGCCCCGGAGTCGTCAAGGACATCCTATTTCGGGCGGCGGCGCGCACCGGTGTGCCCGTAACGCTGGTGGCCAATCAGCCCTTAAGCGTTCCGCGCGCGGCCAATGTGAGCATGCTCCAGGTGCCTAAGGGATTCGATGCAGCCGATCACGAGATCGTGCGCCGCGTGAGCCCGGGAGATCTGGTGATCACCGCCGATATCCCGCTCGCCGCCGAGACCATCGACAAGCAAGCCCAGGCCCTTAGCCCTCGCGGAGAACTCTACACGCGCGAGAACGTCCGCGCCGCACTCAACATGCGCGACTTCATGGACACTATGCGCTCCAGCGCAGTGGAGATGGGAGGCGGCCCTAGCGCCTTTGGCCAACGCGAGAAACAAGCCTTCGCCAATGCGCTCGACCGTTTTCTCGCCCAGCAGAGCTAG
- a CDS encoding EAL domain-containing protein has protein sequence MTPGSSTYRPSATDSETLQSYIAELQQQYLEMCRVRDELETSREWYRFMFQNSPVAYLCFDRFGVVSDANDRALEILGQSADRVIGKPGLLFFSAAGRRAFATHIRHVLEEGQREIELELNSPVHGWQHVLMSSIPIPHESGTPTHCQSALINISELKRTQERLVQTRDHMETLAHHDALTGLPNRLLFMDRLEHAINRASRENLIGAVIFFDLDRFKVINDCLGHEAGDTLLKQMAQRLRETTRAEDTGARFGGDEFTILLENIVNHENAENVARKLLASFERPVALNGQTVRVTPSIGIAMFRGNDLEAGEIIRRADVAMYAAKASGGATHHVFKAADDELGDRHELETQLYSALNEEQFRVVFQPQFRADGATVAGHEALVRWEHPQRGTLLPSDFVPLAEEAGFIGELGLWVLREACRQNMRNCDGNTPVARIAVNVSPLQLAAGNLVEAVQTVLDETGHPPDYLELEITETAVMSEPSTVVGVLDRLRAMGVSIAVDDFGTGYSSLVLLKRFPINRLKIDGSFVQGIEDQSSDRTIAQAIISLAQQMAMEVVAEGVETRAQFDFLQDAGCELFQGYLFSPPAETLYHA, from the coding sequence ATGACCCCCGGATCCAGTACCTATCGACCCTCGGCAACCGATAGCGAAACACTGCAAAGCTACATTGCCGAGCTGCAGCAGCAGTACCTGGAGATGTGTCGCGTTCGCGATGAGCTCGAGACGTCGCGCGAGTGGTACCGCTTCATGTTCCAGAACTCGCCCGTCGCTTACCTGTGCTTCGACCGTTTCGGTGTGGTCAGCGATGCCAACGACCGCGCTCTCGAGATCCTCGGCCAAAGCGCCGACCGGGTGATTGGCAAGCCCGGTTTGCTGTTTTTCTCCGCGGCCGGTCGACGTGCCTTCGCGACGCATATCCGCCACGTGCTCGAAGAGGGGCAGCGCGAGATCGAGCTGGAGCTGAACTCGCCCGTGCACGGCTGGCAGCACGTGCTCATGTCGAGTATTCCCATCCCCCACGAATCAGGTACCCCCACTCATTGCCAGTCGGCCCTCATAAACATCTCAGAGTTGAAGCGTACGCAGGAACGCCTGGTGCAGACGCGCGACCACATGGAGACTCTGGCGCATCACGACGCTCTAACCGGTCTGCCGAATCGCCTGCTGTTTATGGATCGCCTTGAGCATGCGATCAATCGCGCAAGCCGAGAGAATTTGATAGGTGCCGTAATATTCTTCGATCTCGATCGCTTCAAGGTCATCAACGATTGCCTGGGGCACGAGGCCGGCGACACGCTGCTCAAGCAGATGGCGCAGCGGCTGCGTGAAACCACCCGCGCGGAGGATACGGGCGCACGCTTTGGCGGCGACGAGTTCACTATTCTCCTCGAGAACATCGTAAATCACGAGAATGCGGAGAACGTTGCGCGCAAGCTGCTTGCTAGCTTTGAGCGCCCGGTGGCGCTGAACGGGCAGACCGTGCGCGTGACGCCGAGCATTGGCATCGCCATGTTTCGAGGTAATGACTTGGAAGCCGGCGAGATCATTCGCAGGGCTGACGTAGCGATGTACGCGGCGAAGGCGAGCGGCGGCGCCACTCACCACGTATTCAAAGCCGCCGACGACGAGTTGGGTGACCGCCACGAGCTTGAGACGCAGCTCTACTCGGCGCTGAACGAAGAGCAGTTCCGAGTGGTGTTTCAGCCCCAGTTCCGTGCCGACGGGGCCACCGTGGCTGGCCATGAAGCGCTCGTGCGTTGGGAGCACCCTCAGCGCGGTACGTTGCTGCCGAGCGACTTCGTGCCCTTGGCCGAGGAGGCAGGGTTTATCGGCGAGTTGGGCCTTTGGGTGCTCCGCGAGGCGTGTCGTCAGAACATGCGCAACTGCGATGGCAACACGCCCGTAGCTCGCATCGCCGTGAACGTATCCCCGCTTCAGCTGGCCGCTGGCAACTTGGTGGAAGCGGTGCAGACCGTGCTGGATGAGACGGGCCACCCGCCTGACTACCTCGAGCTAGAGATCACGGAGACGGCCGTGATGTCAGAGCCTTCTACCGTGGTCGGTGTGCTCGATCGCCTGCGCGCGATGGGCGTGAGTATCGCCGTGGATGATTTTGGCACGGGCTACTCCTCGCTCGTGCTCCTTAAGCGCTTTCCCATCAATCGCTTGAAGATCGACGGCTCTTTCGTGCAGGGAATCGAGGATCAGTCCTCGGATCGCACGATCGCCCAAGCGATCATTTCGCTCGCTCAGCAGATGGCGATGGAGGTGGTTGCGGAAGGCGTAGAGACGCGCGCCCAGTTCGATTTCCTGCAGGATGCAGGCTGCGAGCTGTTTCAGGGCTATCTGTTCTCACCGCCCGCGGAAACGCTCTACCACGCCTGA
- a CDS encoding chemotaxis protein CheB gives MDDTVVGNQLTAATHLVGIGASAGGVEALERFVESLPTDSGMAFVVVQHLSPTFESVMDQVLGRRTRMPIHAVRDALTIQANRIYVTPEGCELLTTRQTLQPVPLTPDAARHRPINHFFVSLAEQWGEAAIAVVLSGTGDDGTDGARAVHDAGGLVIAQTSDSSGFDSMPNNTVATGVVDLVLAPEHIPSALMRIRDKQELPIPEPTDNPIYGGVFALLRREYGLDFNSYKIATVARRVERRMHEAHLTTMEEFVDFLSANPDELDQLYRDLLIGVTAFFRDSTAWTYLEEEVIPKILGRAQSQGDLRVWTPGCATGEEVYSLAMLLREAMEARRIQLPVKIFATDVHKGSLEFAASGVYDENHVASLPPERLARHFARVTKGYLVKPDIRKMVVFARQDVTTDPPFTKLAMVMCRNMLIYLDAGAQRNALAMFHFALLKDGFLFLGPSESLGDLVNDYSTESNRFKVFTKRTERRIANASFRVPPVRRPPVDEQRSPVTPSFSRGALGGRPTSLIRAYDVLMEQYMPASILVSGSGEIAHTFGDARRFLQPQTGVASLYLSELVIADLRLAVISALQKVHSTEEPLALNGIKVALDGELKRIDLHARPLPQQGREAAPYTLLSFEESARPMPSAAPIEMDYSEATDDQVLDLETELRYTREHLQTAVEDLETSNEELQATNEELMAANEELQSTNEELHSVNEELYTVNREHEGKIDELTELTSDMHNLLKSTEIGTVFLDSELRIRKFTPTAAYQFNLLEQDIGRPIAHLDKHIEFDEFNAHLEQVLQDRQLFETEVRDRFGATLLLRMTPYRDADEQVVGVVVTFVSVERVMSASRKLRESHEELQRFAYAVSHALQEPVRIVGTASGALQQSMGDRLHEHEHEMLRAAGQAADQAVQMIKGLLEFSRVETRGAQPTAICSASACLEAIKLLRPLIDADGAQIELSEIPEVYVDRSQLVRVFYHLLDNAIRYSERPARVNVSHERNDNMITLRIKDTGNGMSERELERAFEVFGLIAPNASDGPTGIGTGLPICKRIIERNGGHIWLESTVGMGTTVSFTLPVS, from the coding sequence GTGGATGACACTGTGGTGGGGAATCAGCTGACCGCAGCGACGCACTTGGTCGGCATCGGAGCGTCCGCTGGTGGCGTGGAGGCGCTCGAGCGCTTCGTCGAGTCTCTGCCGACTGATTCGGGCATGGCCTTCGTGGTGGTGCAGCACCTCTCGCCCACCTTCGAAAGCGTAATGGATCAGGTGCTCGGCCGCCGCACGCGCATGCCGATACACGCCGTGCGCGATGCCTTGACCATCCAGGCCAATCGCATCTACGTGACGCCCGAGGGCTGCGAACTTCTGACCACGCGCCAAACCTTGCAACCGGTGCCGCTCACGCCCGACGCCGCTCGGCACCGTCCGATCAACCACTTCTTCGTCTCCCTCGCCGAACAATGGGGTGAAGCGGCGATCGCCGTCGTACTGTCCGGCACGGGCGACGACGGCACAGACGGAGCGAGAGCGGTCCACGACGCGGGCGGGCTCGTGATCGCCCAGACCTCCGACTCCTCGGGCTTTGACAGCATGCCGAACAACACGGTCGCCACCGGCGTGGTCGATCTGGTCTTGGCCCCCGAGCACATTCCCTCGGCGCTCATGCGCATCCGCGACAAGCAAGAGCTGCCGATCCCTGAACCCACGGACAACCCGATTTACGGCGGCGTGTTCGCCCTCTTGCGACGCGAGTACGGCCTCGACTTCAACAGCTACAAGATCGCCACGGTCGCGCGCCGCGTCGAGCGGCGCATGCACGAGGCGCACCTGACCACGATGGAGGAGTTTGTCGACTTCCTCTCCGCCAATCCGGACGAACTGGATCAGCTATACCGAGACCTGCTGATAGGCGTCACCGCCTTCTTCCGCGATAGCACCGCCTGGACCTACCTCGAGGAGGAGGTCATACCGAAGATCTTGGGCCGCGCGCAGTCACAGGGGGATCTGCGCGTATGGACACCCGGCTGCGCCACTGGCGAGGAGGTCTACAGCCTTGCGATGCTGCTGCGCGAGGCCATGGAAGCTCGCCGCATCCAGCTGCCGGTGAAGATCTTCGCCACGGACGTGCACAAGGGATCCTTGGAGTTCGCAGCCAGCGGCGTCTACGACGAAAACCACGTGGCGTCCTTGCCGCCTGAGCGCCTGGCACGCCATTTCGCTCGCGTGACCAAGGGCTACCTGGTCAAGCCGGACATTCGCAAGATGGTGGTGTTCGCCCGCCAAGACGTCACCACCGATCCGCCCTTCACTAAGCTCGCCATGGTGATGTGTCGGAACATGCTCATCTACCTGGATGCAGGCGCCCAACGCAACGCGCTTGCCATGTTCCACTTCGCTCTGCTCAAGGACGGCTTTCTGTTCCTCGGCCCGAGCGAGTCCTTGGGCGATCTGGTGAATGACTACAGCACGGAGAGCAATCGCTTCAAGGTGTTTACCAAGCGCACGGAGCGGCGCATCGCCAACGCCTCCTTCCGCGTGCCGCCCGTGCGCCGACCGCCCGTGGACGAGCAGCGCTCACCGGTGACACCCAGCTTCTCCCGCGGCGCTTTGGGTGGGCGCCCCACCAGCCTGATTCGCGCCTACGACGTGCTGATGGAGCAGTACATGCCCGCCAGCATACTGGTCAGCGGCTCGGGGGAGATCGCCCATACCTTCGGCGATGCACGTCGCTTTCTGCAGCCGCAAACGGGCGTGGCCAGCCTATACCTCTCGGAGCTCGTGATCGCCGATCTGCGCTTGGCCGTGATCAGTGCCTTGCAGAAGGTACACAGCACGGAAGAGCCGCTGGCCCTAAATGGCATCAAGGTCGCGCTGGACGGCGAACTCAAGCGCATCGATCTCCACGCTCGACCGCTGCCCCAGCAAGGGCGGGAAGCGGCACCTTACACCCTGCTCAGCTTCGAGGAGTCGGCACGGCCGATGCCCAGCGCCGCGCCCATTGAGATGGACTACTCGGAAGCCACGGATGATCAGGTGCTAGATCTCGAGACGGAGCTTCGCTACACGCGCGAGCACCTGCAGACCGCGGTGGAAGACCTCGAAACGAGCAATGAAGAGCTGCAGGCCACCAACGAAGAGCTGATGGCCGCCAACGAGGAGCTGCAAAGCACCAACGAGGAACTGCACTCGGTCAACGAGGAGCTCTACACGGTCAACCGCGAGCACGAGGGTAAGATTGACGAGCTCACAGAACTCACCTCGGATATGCACAATCTCCTCAAGAGCACGGAGATCGGGACCGTATTCCTAGACAGCGAACTGCGCATCCGCAAGTTCACGCCCACCGCCGCCTATCAGTTCAATCTGCTTGAGCAGGACATCGGCCGCCCGATCGCCCACCTTGACAAGCACATCGAGTTCGACGAGTTCAATGCGCACCTGGAGCAAGTGCTGCAGGATCGCCAGCTCTTCGAAACGGAGGTGCGCGATCGATTCGGGGCCACCTTGCTCCTTCGCATGACGCCGTACCGGGATGCCGATGAGCAGGTCGTGGGTGTCGTGGTGACCTTCGTCAGCGTCGAGCGGGTAATGAGCGCTAGCCGCAAGCTGCGCGAATCACACGAGGAGCTGCAGCGCTTTGCTTACGCTGTCTCTCACGCTCTGCAAGAGCCCGTGCGAATCGTCGGCACGGCGAGCGGCGCGTTGCAGCAATCGATGGGCGATCGTTTGCATGAGCATGAGCATGAGATGCTGCGCGCTGCCGGACAGGCGGCCGATCAGGCGGTGCAGATGATCAAGGGGCTGCTCGAGTTCTCCCGCGTGGAAACCCGCGGCGCCCAACCCACTGCCATCTGCAGCGCGTCCGCCTGCCTTGAGGCCATCAAGCTCCTGCGACCACTGATCGACGCCGACGGTGCGCAGATCGAGCTTAGCGAGATCCCGGAAGTGTACGTGGATCGAAGCCAACTGGTACGGGTCTTTTACCACCTGCTCGACAACGCCATCCGCTACAGCGAACGCCCCGCCCGCGTAAATGTCAGTCACGAGCGCAACGACAACATGATCACCCTGCGCATCAAGGATACGGGGAACGGCATGTCGGAACGTGAGCTCGAACGGGCCTTCGAAGTATTTGGCTTGATCGCACCTAACGCAAGCGATGGGCCGACGGGGATAGGGACTGGCCTGCCGATCTGCAAGCGCATCATCGAGCGAAACGGCGGCCACATCTGGCTGGAGTCCACCGTTGGCATGGGTACGACGGTCAGCTTCACCTTGCCGGTGAGCTGA
- a CDS encoding exo-alpha-sialidase: MRRSAVSSLGILVLSASAALARQGDGLADSVQFVPTPAGTQSAQPHLASVGDTLVLSWLEPVSGGGKVLRQAVLSETGWQARPAVATGRQWFVNWADFPSVVPIDDQGLWAAHWLQRRPGGRYSYDVYLSLSQDAGHTWSAPLLAHTDGTATEHGFVSLFPWGDAVGALWLDGRYTGSDGGHDHADATAKPEPTVRGMTLRAARFAPAGARLEALEVDDLVCDCCQTDVAVTSSGPVAAYRNRTLDEVRDIHIARLVDGGWVLGGPVGTRRWKVRGCPVNGPAIDAHGNRVAVAWYSGADDQPLVNLAWSTDAGASFGAPVTVDSRAPLGRVDVALLTGARGALVSWLRHVGKGEAGARGEISLRFVGETGQVGPILPLVETLAARPSGFPQLAVWKEQLVLAWTDAEAERVRSASVPLAALLGEDLKEQAGAAISAH; this comes from the coding sequence TTGCGCCGATCTGCAGTCTCTTCGCTCGGCATCCTGGTGCTCAGCGCTTCGGCTGCCCTGGCGCGCCAGGGCGACGGCCTCGCCGATTCGGTGCAGTTTGTGCCGACACCCGCAGGCACCCAGAGCGCTCAACCTCATCTCGCGAGCGTCGGCGACACGCTAGTGCTCAGTTGGCTCGAGCCTGTCTCTGGCGGCGGCAAAGTGCTCCGCCAGGCAGTCCTTAGCGAGACGGGTTGGCAGGCGCGTCCCGCCGTGGCGACGGGGCGCCAGTGGTTCGTCAATTGGGCGGACTTTCCGTCCGTGGTGCCGATCGACGACCAGGGGCTTTGGGCAGCTCACTGGCTGCAGCGCCGCCCCGGCGGGCGCTACAGCTATGACGTGTACCTGAGCCTCTCGCAGGACGCTGGCCACACCTGGTCGGCCCCGCTGCTCGCGCACACGGACGGGACAGCGACGGAGCACGGGTTCGTGAGCCTCTTCCCTTGGGGCGACGCAGTAGGCGCCCTATGGTTGGATGGGCGATACACCGGCAGTGACGGCGGCCACGACCATGCGGACGCGACGGCGAAGCCTGAGCCGACGGTCCGCGGCATGACCTTGCGCGCGGCGCGCTTCGCGCCGGCCGGCGCGCGCTTGGAGGCGCTCGAGGTAGATGACCTGGTTTGCGATTGCTGTCAGACCGACGTGGCTGTGACCAGCTCAGGACCTGTGGCGGCCTATCGAAATCGTACGCTAGATGAGGTTCGCGACATCCACATTGCGCGTCTGGTGGATGGTGGGTGGGTCTTGGGCGGTCCCGTGGGTACACGGCGCTGGAAGGTGCGAGGTTGCCCGGTAAACGGCCCCGCCATCGACGCGCACGGCAATCGTGTGGCGGTTGCTTGGTATAGCGGCGCCGATGATCAGCCCCTCGTCAACCTGGCGTGGTCGACCGATGCGGGCGCCAGCTTCGGCGCACCAGTGACGGTCGATTCGCGCGCTCCGCTCGGTCGAGTGGATGTCGCGTTGCTGACCGGCGCCCGGGGCGCACTCGTGAGCTGGTTGCGTCACGTCGGGAAGGGTGAAGCGGGAGCACGCGGAGAGATCAGCCTTCGGTTCGTCGGCGAGACGGGGCAGGTAGGGCCGATCTTACCGCTGGTGGAAACGCTGGCAGCGCGACCCTCGGGGTTCCCCCAGCTTGCCGTTTGGAAAGAGCAGCTGGTGTTGGCATGGACCGATGCGGAGGCAGAACGCGTGCGGTCGGCGAGCGTGCCCTTGGCCGCGCTGCTCGGCGAAGATCTCAAAGAGCAGGCTGGTGCCGCGATTTCGGCTCACTAG
- a CDS encoding DUF4124 domain-containing protein gives MSAHRLTSLIAGTVGAAVLTFAAVDNIHAREVYRWVDNEGVVHLSDTPPLSARAETLIVPVVTPTASPAQIVPAARALPARAPNEAPLNPASASRVVQQVEVLAPSPPVAPPLTARRDGWFFTPLLGNPAPRASNPALGQAQRQALEQRGLSGARRPVSINSSAHAQRVARSQRLPLGEP, from the coding sequence ATGTCCGCACACCGTCTGACATCATTGATCGCCGGCACGGTTGGAGCCGCCGTGCTCACTTTCGCTGCCGTGGATAACATCCACGCGCGCGAGGTATATCGCTGGGTTGATAACGAGGGCGTCGTGCACCTGAGCGATACGCCGCCGCTCAGCGCGCGGGCAGAGACGCTCATCGTTCCCGTGGTGACACCGACGGCATCACCCGCGCAGATTGTGCCTGCGGCGCGCGCACTGCCTGCGCGTGCGCCCAACGAGGCTCCGCTCAACCCCGCGTCCGCCAGCCGCGTGGTGCAACAGGTGGAGGTGTTGGCGCCAAGCCCCCCTGTCGCGCCGCCCCTGACGGCGCGGCGCGACGGCTGGTTCTTTACCCCACTTCTAGGTAACCCGGCACCCCGCGCGAGCAATCCAGCCCTCGGGCAGGCGCAGCGACAGGCCTTGGAGCAACGCGGGTTGAGCGGCGCAAGGCGCCCGGTGAGTATCAACTCCAGCGCTCACGCCCAGCGCGTTGCACGAAGCCAGCGCTTGCCGTTAGGTGAACCGTAA
- the mdoH gene encoding glucans biosynthesis glucosyltransferase MdoH yields the protein MKPGSIASAFEFNDPQARQAAMPHLAERALAPPALHRRPKRLQPTARPWAQRLRVAITRLLVLGLTLALSAFGIREAHAVIAAGGITPLEWGFLVLFALNFSWVALTLAHSVIGFAVSSAPGRRSPIARHLRTALLIPVYQEDARSVAARALAMAEAIAAAPPTAQEDAVAIFLLSDTREPGAILAEEAVFAQAIAKAPEGCPLYYRRRAENQERKAGNVADWVARQGADWDAMVILDADSLISANCVSRLVARLEANPDLGLIQTLPVVAGGRTLFARLQQFAGACYGTLHARGLAAWHGRSGNYWGHNAIIRVEAFAEAARLPVLSGKPPFGGHLLSHDFIEAAFLRRAGWGVRFDADLEGSYEEAPPSLVETIVRDRRWCQGNLQHVRVLGARGVRTASRLHLLQGIYAYLSAPVWFALIICGLGLALQVQLVQPDYFAEPSLFPTWPVFDTERAIQLLCVTVAVVVAPKLLSLVHTLLQPHRWRGFAGPVNLTASVVFETVVSALYAPVLMAAQCRTVAAVLVGADSGWKPQQREGAPVAFTDACRVHWLDTLLGLSLVAVAAWVERDLLYWLAPLTVGLVCSIPLSMVSASTRIGRFTHWLGLGRVPSECQPHALFARTDYWRERLPQPEPEPAPLHRLTQDRQLRHWHCAQLPAAPARVTDYGEPLLSALAKADRCADIDQLSDWLDQSQLNALINYGPFFERFDQVGEVTALMPAPWRRSASTN from the coding sequence GTGAAACCTGGCTCTATCGCCTCAGCCTTTGAGTTCAACGACCCACAGGCACGCCAAGCGGCCATGCCGCACCTGGCCGAACGCGCGCTGGCGCCGCCGGCGCTACACCGACGCCCGAAGCGCCTGCAACCCACGGCGAGGCCTTGGGCACAGCGGCTTCGGGTCGCCATCACACGCCTGCTCGTGCTCGGCCTCACGCTCGCCCTGTCCGCCTTCGGCATTCGGGAGGCCCACGCGGTCATCGCCGCAGGCGGGATCACGCCGCTGGAGTGGGGCTTTCTGGTCCTGTTCGCCCTCAACTTCAGCTGGGTCGCTCTGACCCTCGCGCACTCGGTGATCGGCTTTGCCGTCAGCAGCGCACCCGGCCGGCGATCACCGATCGCACGGCATCTACGAACCGCCCTGCTGATCCCGGTCTACCAAGAGGACGCGAGAAGTGTCGCCGCGCGTGCCCTCGCCATGGCGGAGGCTATCGCCGCGGCACCGCCCACTGCGCAGGAGGATGCGGTGGCCATCTTCCTGCTGAGCGATACGCGCGAGCCCGGCGCGATCCTCGCTGAGGAGGCCGTGTTTGCGCAGGCTATCGCCAAGGCACCTGAAGGCTGCCCGCTGTACTACCGCCGACGGGCTGAGAACCAAGAGCGCAAGGCGGGCAACGTGGCTGACTGGGTGGCACGTCAGGGCGCCGACTGGGACGCGATGGTCATCCTAGACGCGGATAGCCTGATCAGCGCCAACTGCGTTTCGCGCCTCGTGGCTCGACTGGAAGCTAACCCAGATCTTGGATTGATCCAGACGTTGCCGGTGGTCGCCGGTGGGCGCACGCTCTTCGCTCGCCTGCAGCAGTTCGCTGGCGCTTGCTACGGCACCCTTCACGCTCGTGGACTCGCCGCCTGGCACGGTCGATCCGGCAACTACTGGGGACACAACGCCATCATTCGCGTCGAAGCCTTTGCTGAGGCGGCGCGACTGCCCGTGCTCTCCGGCAAGCCGCCCTTCGGAGGCCACCTGCTGAGCCACGACTTCATCGAAGCAGCGTTTCTACGCCGCGCAGGCTGGGGCGTGCGCTTCGATGCGGATCTCGAGGGCAGCTACGAGGAGGCACCGCCCTCGCTGGTGGAGACGATCGTGCGCGATCGACGCTGGTGCCAGGGCAACCTCCAGCACGTGCGCGTGCTCGGCGCTCGTGGCGTGCGCACCGCGAGCCGACTGCATCTGCTGCAAGGCATCTACGCCTACCTGAGCGCGCCCGTGTGGTTCGCCCTGATCATCTGCGGCCTCGGGCTTGCCCTACAGGTGCAGCTGGTGCAGCCCGACTACTTCGCGGAGCCCTCCCTGTTTCCCACCTGGCCCGTCTTCGACACCGAGCGCGCGATCCAACTGCTGTGCGTGACCGTCGCCGTCGTCGTGGCACCGAAGTTGCTGTCTTTGGTGCACACGCTGCTCCAGCCGCATCGCTGGCGTGGCTTCGCCGGTCCAGTCAACCTCACAGCCAGCGTGGTCTTCGAGACCGTAGTCTCCGCCCTGTACGCGCCCGTACTGATGGCCGCTCAGTGTCGTACGGTGGCTGCGGTACTCGTCGGCGCCGATAGTGGCTGGAAGCCACAGCAGCGAGAGGGCGCCCCTGTCGCCTTCACCGATGCCTGCCGTGTCCACTGGCTCGACACCCTGCTGGGCCTCTCGCTGGTTGCCGTCGCGGCCTGGGTGGAGCGGGATCTGCTTTACTGGCTTGCGCCGCTCACGGTTGGTCTCGTTTGCTCCATCCCCCTCTCGATGGTGAGCGCTAGCACGCGTATTGGCCGCTTCACCCACTGGCTCGGCCTCGGTCGGGTGCCGAGTGAGTGCCAGCCACATGCCCTGTTCGCGCGCACCGACTACTGGCGCGAGCGCCTTCCGCAGCCCGAGCCCGAGCCCGCCCCTTTGCACAGACTCACGCAAGATCGCCAGCTACGACACTGGCATTGCGCGCAGCTACCGGCTGCCCCGGCGCGGGTAACAGACTATGGTGAGCCCCTCCTCAGCGCCCTCGCCAAAGCGGACCGATGCGCAGACATCGATCAACTCAGCGATTGGCTCGACCAGAGCCAACTTAATGCACTCATTAATTACGGGCCGTTCTTTGAACGCTTCGACCAGGTGGGCGAGGTCACCGCCCTGATGCCGGCGCCTTGGCGACGATCAGCGAGCACCAACTAA